A DNA window from Undibacterium sp. YM2 contains the following coding sequences:
- a CDS encoding TldD/PmbA family protein, whose protein sequence is MQSYFLSLAAHIETQLAANEVSTTWLSAESSDFVRFNRSAIRQPGHVFQLILNLQLIQGQTHAAMSFNLSGEMDMDLPTINTAIQDLRAQLPDLPVDPHLMLATEVNNSTQILPSSLPPVASMLEQILAAAKDVDMVGLLTTGTQYRGFANSHGQRNWYETSNVNFDWSLFYATDKAVKSNYAGFTWDEAAFLNKFAAARKELALLARPPITVAAGNYRAYLSPAALNELIMMLNWGGLSEKALRTRHSCLRRMLSGEASMHAMVNLCEDSRAGLEPGFQAQGYIKPVSIPLIQSGKLIGSMISPRSAKEYSLQTNGAPEDESAKSLVMQAGMLANADILKELDTGIYIANLWYLNFSDRATCRITGMTRFATFWVENGEIIAPLNVMRFDDSLFKMLGENLLALSQETEVIMDDRSYGQRHTGGAILPGALLKEMRFVL, encoded by the coding sequence ATGCAAAGTTATTTCTTGTCCCTGGCCGCACATATAGAAACACAACTCGCGGCGAATGAAGTCAGCACCACCTGGCTCTCTGCGGAGTCCAGTGATTTTGTGCGTTTCAACCGCAGCGCCATACGCCAGCCCGGCCATGTTTTCCAACTGATACTGAACCTGCAATTAATACAGGGGCAAACACATGCTGCCATGAGCTTCAATCTCAGCGGCGAAATGGACATGGATTTACCTACCATTAATACTGCAATCCAGGATTTGCGCGCGCAATTGCCTGATTTACCTGTGGACCCACATTTGATGCTGGCTACAGAGGTCAATAACAGCACACAAATCCTGCCATCGTCATTGCCACCAGTAGCCAGCATGCTGGAACAAATACTGGCTGCTGCAAAAGATGTGGACATGGTGGGCTTGCTGACCACAGGAACACAATATCGCGGTTTTGCCAATTCCCACGGTCAACGCAACTGGTATGAAACCAGCAATGTGAATTTTGACTGGAGCCTGTTTTATGCGACGGACAAGGCAGTCAAGTCCAACTATGCCGGATTTACCTGGGATGAGGCCGCATTTCTGAATAAATTCGCCGCCGCCCGCAAAGAGCTGGCCCTGCTGGCACGACCACCAATCACGGTTGCCGCTGGCAATTACCGCGCCTACCTGAGTCCAGCTGCATTGAATGAATTAATCATGATGCTGAACTGGGGTGGACTATCCGAAAAAGCCTTGCGCACCCGCCATAGCTGCCTGCGCCGCATGCTGTCTGGTGAAGCCAGCATGCATGCCATGGTGAATCTCTGCGAAGACAGCCGAGCAGGTCTGGAGCCAGGGTTTCAGGCACAAGGTTACATCAAACCTGTATCCATTCCATTGATACAGTCAGGCAAGCTGATTGGCAGCATGATCTCACCGCGCAGCGCCAAAGAATATTCCTTGCAAACAAACGGTGCGCCAGAAGATGAATCAGCAAAATCGCTGGTCATGCAGGCAGGCATGTTAGCAAATGCAGACATACTCAAAGAACTGGATACGGGCATCTATATCGCCAATCTCTGGTATTTGAATTTTTCTGACCGCGCCACTTGCCGTATTACCGGCATGACGCGCTTTGCCACCTTCTGGGTGGAAAATGGTGAAATCATCGCACCTTTAAATGTCATGCGCTTTGATGACTCCCTGTTCAAGATGTTGGGAGAAAACCTGCTGGCGCTAAGCCAGGAAACCGAGGTCATCATGGATGACCGTTCTTACGGGCAACGACATACCGGTGGCGCGATCCTGCCAGGAGCGCTGCTCAAGGAAATGCGTTTTGTATTATAA
- a CDS encoding DEAD/DEAH box helicase, with protein sequence MSFEALGLHVNIIRALTDSGYTKPTSVQEQAIPAAIEGRDLMVSSQTGSGKTAAFMLPALHKLVSAEVVSYDNSKTPNQERQSARSRGDRQRFVAAKPKMLVLTPTRELALQVTTATDKYSAYSRRIKAVSILGGMPYPKQMQLLSRNPEILVATPGRLIDHMESGKIDFSELQMLVLDEADRMLDMGFIDDIEKIVAATPPTRQTMLFSATLDGVVGNMAKRITTEPLVIQIAGSASKHENIQQRVHFVDDLSHKNRMLDHLLRDTTVDQAVVFTATKRDADTIADRLNIAGFAAAALHGDMHQGARNRTLDALRRGQVRVLVATDVAARGIDVPAITHVFNYDLPKFPEDYVHRIGRTGRAGRKGLAVSLVNHAESMHVKRIERFTKQLIPVDVIEGFEPKKSAAPARSAARKPNGWKPGDARKTGGGGYGNNKPGQRSFSKPAGASTGTSAGPRKEGGGYKGNRSNDSGARRTFGDY encoded by the coding sequence ATGAGTTTTGAAGCACTAGGTCTCCACGTCAACATCATCCGCGCTCTGACTGACTCTGGCTATACCAAGCCAACTTCGGTACAAGAACAGGCAATCCCTGCCGCGATTGAAGGTCGTGACCTGATGGTCTCATCCCAGACCGGCTCCGGCAAAACTGCCGCTTTCATGCTGCCTGCTTTGCATAAACTGGTTTCCGCTGAAGTTGTCAGCTATGACAACAGCAAAACACCTAACCAGGAACGTCAATCTGCACGTTCCCGTGGCGACCGTCAACGTTTCGTTGCTGCAAAACCAAAAATGCTGGTACTGACACCAACCCGCGAACTGGCTTTGCAAGTCACTACAGCAACTGACAAATACAGCGCTTATTCACGCCGTATCAAGGCTGTGTCTATCCTCGGTGGCATGCCTTATCCTAAACAGATGCAATTGTTGTCCCGCAATCCAGAAATTCTGGTGGCAACACCTGGCCGTCTGATCGACCATATGGAATCTGGCAAGATCGATTTCTCTGAACTGCAAATGCTGGTTCTGGACGAAGCCGACCGCATGCTGGACATGGGTTTCATCGACGATATCGAAAAAATCGTTGCTGCCACACCTCCTACACGTCAAACCATGTTGTTCTCTGCAACGCTGGATGGCGTCGTCGGTAACATGGCTAAACGCATCACGACTGAGCCTCTGGTGATCCAGATCGCCGGTTCTGCCAGCAAGCATGAAAACATCCAGCAACGCGTACACTTTGTGGATGACCTGTCCCACAAAAACCGCATGCTTGATCATCTGCTGCGCGACACTACCGTTGACCAGGCCGTTGTATTTACAGCCACCAAACGTGATGCCGACACCATCGCTGACCGCCTGAACATCGCTGGCTTCGCTGCTGCTGCCCTGCATGGCGACATGCACCAGGGTGCACGTAACCGCACACTGGACGCATTGCGCCGTGGCCAGGTACGTGTACTGGTCGCGACTGACGTTGCTGCCCGTGGTATTGACGTTCCTGCAATTACGCACGTATTCAACTACGATTTGCCTAAATTCCCTGAAGACTATGTCCACCGCATAGGCCGTACTGGCCGCGCTGGCCGCAAGGGTCTGGCGGTTTCACTGGTCAATCATGCCGAGAGCATGCACGTCAAACGTATCGAACGCTTCACCAAGCAATTGATCCCGGTCGATGTCATCGAAGGTTTTGAACCCAAGAAATCTGCAGCACCAGCACGCTCTGCAGCGCGCAAGCCTAACGGCTGGAAACCAGGCGATGCCCGTAAAACTGGTGGTGGCGGCTATGGCAACAACAAGCCAGGTCAACGCAGCTTCAGCAAACCAGCTGGCGCATCCACAGGCACCAGCGCTGGTCCACGTAAAGAAGGCGGCGGCTACAAAGGCAACCGTTCTAACGATAGCGGTGCACGTCGTACATTTGGCGACTATTAA
- a CDS encoding ABC transporter permease, whose protein sequence is MSTTITNPTVQAVSPGLWALAWRRLRADKVAMIAMGIVAAFLITLLLSAAGVIASDWEQESGVSYAPPTFVGADTGTVAKAEVEAPPPENPLDPLADIIRELRKQPDADQAVIVNDYGIPDPLAKEMAEIRTELAKSGKAVVGERLTTLPFGADKWGHDIIKKTIKGAETSIVVGLVAAFLATLLGTIFGALAGYFGGKVDDFFNWFYSIFTSIPYLLLILSVAAVLQQKGVTTIILILAFTGWTGPFRLIRAEYMKHKAREYVWAADAIGASHWRKMFVHIFPNVSHVALVQVSILVVGFIKSEVILSFLGFGVPVGVVSWGSMLNEAQNELILGKWWQLVAATAAMAVLVTAFSLFTDALRDALDPKLK, encoded by the coding sequence ATGAGCACGACTATCACAAATCCAACTGTACAAGCAGTTTCACCCGGACTGTGGGCACTGGCCTGGCGCCGTTTGCGCGCTGACAAGGTCGCCATGATTGCCATGGGCATCGTGGCTGCCTTTTTAATTACTCTGCTGCTATCCGCAGCCGGTGTCATCGCCTCTGACTGGGAGCAGGAAAGCGGTGTCAGCTATGCGCCGCCAACTTTTGTGGGCGCTGATACGGGTACTGTCGCCAAAGCAGAAGTTGAAGCACCACCGCCAGAGAATCCACTCGATCCTTTGGCCGACATCATCCGTGAATTGCGCAAGCAACCAGATGCGGACCAGGCAGTCATCGTCAATGACTATGGTATCCCTGACCCACTAGCTAAGGAAATGGCAGAAATCCGCACTGAGCTGGCCAAGTCCGGCAAGGCTGTCGTGGGCGAGCGTCTGACCACCCTGCCCTTTGGTGCAGACAAATGGGGACATGACATCATCAAGAAAACCATCAAGGGTGCAGAGACTTCCATCGTCGTCGGTCTGGTCGCAGCTTTCCTGGCGACACTGCTGGGTACCATCTTTGGTGCACTGGCCGGTTACTTTGGCGGCAAAGTCGATGACTTTTTCAACTGGTTTTATAGCATCTTCACTTCCATCCCTTACCTGTTGCTGATATTGTCAGTCGCAGCTGTATTGCAGCAAAAAGGCGTGACCACCATCATTCTGATCCTGGCTTTCACTGGCTGGACCGGGCCTTTCCGCCTGATCCGTGCTGAGTACATGAAGCATAAGGCGCGTGAATATGTGTGGGCGGCAGATGCTATCGGTGCTTCGCACTGGCGCAAAATGTTCGTGCATATCTTCCCGAATGTCAGCCATGTGGCACTGGTACAGGTATCTATCCTTGTTGTTGGCTTTATCAAGTCTGAAGTTATCCTGAGTTTCCTGGGCTTTGGTGTACCGGTTGGCGTGGTGTCCTGGGGCAGTATGCTCAATGAAGCACAGAATGAATTGATTTTGGGTAAATGGTGGCAACTGGTTGCCGCAACCGCAGCGATGGCCGTGCTGGTAACAGCCTTCTCATTGTTCACTGATGCCTTGCGCGATGCGCTTGATCCAAAATTGAAATAA
- the bcsZ gene encoding cellulose synthase complex periplasmic endoglucanase BcsZ: MNEALPTMPNIPNNTTCLARILLLLIFSLFFLPSGDSLAASCNDPWPAWEQFKKTFVADDGRVIDHSGARKPTTSEGQAYALFFALSANDKAAFQRILTWTENNLAAGDLTARLPAWQWGQREDNSWGVIDKNPASDADLWIAYSLGVAGEVWNEKRYSALSSLLAQRILNEETAELPGLGLSLLPAPTGFNLPSNQWKLNASYLPLPLLRWFEQKESDERWKRMLTPAMRLIAGSAPKGYAADWIIYDAQKGFLPDTQGVEKGQGGYNAIRVYLWTGMMASQDAERANLLKLLRPMAQLVDNKGYPPEYIDILTGDINGPGSSGFSAALLPFLQAQGVQKTIVQQQLRLQAQPIKADAYYDQVLSLFALGWQEKRFRFDARGEADFYWQHFCWRLF; encoded by the coding sequence ATGAATGAAGCACTGCCCACCATGCCCAATATTCCAAACAACACGACCTGCCTTGCGCGCATTTTATTGCTGCTGATATTCAGTCTGTTCTTTCTGCCTTCAGGCGACAGCCTGGCAGCATCCTGTAATGACCCATGGCCGGCCTGGGAACAATTCAAGAAGACTTTTGTCGCCGACGATGGCCGCGTGATTGATCATAGTGGCGCACGCAAACCGACGACATCTGAAGGTCAGGCCTATGCCTTGTTCTTTGCCTTGAGCGCCAACGACAAAGCCGCATTTCAACGCATCCTCACCTGGACGGAGAATAACCTGGCAGCAGGTGACCTGACAGCGCGCTTGCCCGCCTGGCAATGGGGCCAGCGTGAAGATAATAGCTGGGGCGTCATTGATAAAAATCCTGCATCAGATGCAGACCTGTGGATAGCTTATAGCCTGGGTGTAGCCGGAGAAGTCTGGAATGAAAAGCGTTACTCTGCTCTCTCAAGTTTGCTGGCACAAAGAATATTGAATGAAGAAACGGCAGAACTGCCCGGACTGGGCTTAAGCTTATTGCCAGCACCGACCGGCTTCAATCTGCCGAGCAATCAATGGAAACTCAACGCCAGCTACCTGCCTCTGCCCTTGCTGCGCTGGTTTGAACAAAAAGAAAGCGATGAACGCTGGAAGCGCATGCTTACGCCAGCGATGCGCCTGATTGCTGGCAGTGCCCCCAAGGGTTATGCTGCCGACTGGATCATTTATGATGCACAAAAGGGTTTTCTTCCTGATACCCAGGGTGTAGAAAAAGGCCAGGGTGGATACAATGCCATCCGCGTCTATTTATGGACTGGCATGATGGCAAGCCAGGACGCCGAGCGCGCAAATCTGCTGAAGTTACTGCGCCCCATGGCCCAGCTCGTGGATAACAAGGGCTACCCGCCGGAATATATCGACATCCTGACCGGTGATATCAATGGTCCTGGTTCCAGCGGTTTTAGCGCCGCATTACTACCTTTCCTGCAAGCGCAAGGGGTACAGAAGACGATAGTACAACAGCAATTACGTCTGCAGGCGCAACCCATCAAGGCAGATGCCTACTATGATCAGGTGCTGTCCTTGTTTGCCCTGGGCTGGCAAGAAAAGCGCTTCCGTTTTGATGCACGCGGGGAAGCTGACTTTTACTGGCAGCACTTTTGCTGGCGCCTATTCTAA
- a CDS encoding TldD/PmbA family protein, with product MPAVDFCSMRVVDERSEELLVRQNILQPLRNARSHGAMLTVIHDGGYGYAATSDLSRNGLNAALQHALHWARLSAGKTVTNFSKIPQATVLGQYQGLTASIPTRKDLIALLMQESVASHFSDKIVDWSASIGLTQTEQLFISSAGADIHQQFNYLIPNLSVTANEGSETQTRSLGGQYNGFCRQGGMEVLQQSGFYGAGKRIAEEALALLHAANCPSGRMDLLLMPEQMMLQIHESIGHPLELDRILGDERNFAGTSFVTPDMFGHFQYGSELLNVTYDPSRAEQFASFGWDDDGSTAEKTWIIKNGILEKPLGSALSQARAGMAGVANSRACDWNRPAIDRMANLNIEAGSSSLDEMIASVDYGVLMNTNVSWSIDDSRNKFQFGCEYGQVIRNGKLQELVKNPNYRGISESFWRSLKMVGDTSTLAVMGTPFCGKGEPSQVIRVGHASPACLFDQVEVFGGEA from the coding sequence ATGCCCGCTGTTGATTTTTGTTCGATGCGCGTAGTGGATGAGCGCAGTGAAGAGCTATTGGTAAGGCAAAATATATTGCAACCGCTGCGCAATGCCCGCAGCCATGGTGCCATGCTGACCGTTATTCATGATGGTGGTTACGGCTATGCCGCAACCAGCGACTTATCCCGCAATGGGTTGAATGCCGCACTGCAGCATGCTTTGCACTGGGCCAGGCTCAGCGCTGGTAAAACGGTAACGAATTTCAGCAAGATCCCGCAAGCCACAGTGCTTGGTCAATATCAAGGCTTGACCGCATCCATCCCTACCAGAAAAGATTTGATTGCCTTACTGATGCAGGAATCTGTTGCGTCCCACTTCAGTGACAAGATTGTAGATTGGAGTGCATCCATAGGCCTGACACAAACTGAGCAGCTATTTATCAGTAGCGCAGGTGCTGACATCCATCAGCAATTCAATTACCTGATCCCCAATCTCAGCGTCACCGCCAATGAAGGCTCAGAAACCCAGACGCGTAGCCTGGGTGGACAATACAATGGTTTCTGCCGCCAGGGTGGCATGGAAGTTCTGCAGCAGTCTGGCTTTTATGGCGCAGGCAAACGCATTGCAGAAGAAGCACTGGCGCTACTGCATGCAGCGAACTGCCCGAGTGGCCGCATGGATTTGCTACTGATGCCAGAACAGATGATGCTGCAAATCCATGAATCCATAGGACACCCGCTGGAACTGGATCGCATACTTGGTGATGAGCGCAATTTTGCCGGCACCAGTTTTGTCACACCCGATATGTTTGGTCATTTCCAGTATGGCTCTGAATTGTTGAACGTCACCTATGACCCCAGCCGTGCAGAACAATTTGCCAGCTTTGGCTGGGATGATGATGGCAGTACTGCAGAAAAAACCTGGATCATCAAAAACGGCATACTGGAAAAACCTTTAGGCAGCGCCCTTTCCCAGGCACGTGCTGGCATGGCAGGCGTCGCCAACTCCCGCGCCTGTGACTGGAACCGCCCAGCCATAGACCGTATGGCCAACCTCAATATAGAAGCAGGCAGCAGCAGCCTCGATGAAATGATTGCCAGTGTTGACTACGGCGTATTGATGAATACTAATGTGTCCTGGTCTATTGATGATTCCCGCAATAAATTCCAGTTCGGTTGTGAATACGGGCAAGTGATACGCAACGGCAAATTGCAGGAACTGGTCAAGAACCCGAATTATCGCGGCATATCAGAAAGTTTCTGGCGTTCGCTGAAGATGGTCGGTGATACCTCTACACTGGCTGTCATGGGCACGCCCTTCTGCGGCAAAGGTGAGCCGTCGCAAGTCATACGCGTGGGCCATGCCTCACCGGCCTGCCTGTTTGATCAGGTAGAAGTATTCGGAGGTGAAGCCTGA
- the fabI gene encoding enoyl-ACP reductase FabI, whose product MAFLQGKKILITGLLSNRSIAYGIAQACKREGAELAFTYVGERFKDRITDFAAEFDSKLIFDCDVASDEQIDAVFADLGKSWDKLDGLVHAIGFAPREAIAGEFLDGFSREAFRIAHDISAYSFPAMAKAALPLLREDSALLTLSYLGAIRAIPHYNTMGMAKASLEASVRYLAEHLGKKGIRVNGISAGPIKTLAASGIKDFGKLLGFVAEHAPLRRNVTIEDVGNTAAFLLSPLANGITGEITYVDGGFSHVMGLNADSYDK is encoded by the coding sequence ATGGCATTTCTGCAAGGCAAAAAAATTCTGATCACCGGTTTGTTGTCCAACCGTTCCATCGCTTATGGCATCGCCCAGGCTTGCAAACGCGAAGGCGCTGAACTGGCATTTACCTATGTAGGCGAACGTTTCAAAGACAGGATTACTGATTTTGCGGCTGAATTTGACAGCAAACTGATCTTTGATTGCGACGTCGCCAGCGACGAACAAATTGACGCAGTATTTGCTGACCTGGGCAAATCCTGGGACAAACTTGATGGCCTGGTACATGCAATCGGCTTTGCACCACGTGAAGCAATCGCCGGTGAATTCCTCGATGGTTTCTCCCGCGAAGCTTTCCGCATCGCGCATGACATTTCTGCCTACAGTTTCCCGGCAATGGCAAAAGCTGCGCTGCCACTGCTGCGTGAAGACTCTGCCCTGCTGACCCTGTCTTACCTGGGTGCTATCCGTGCCATCCCGCATTACAACACCATGGGTATGGCAAAAGCTTCTCTGGAAGCATCGGTACGCTACCTGGCAGAACACCTGGGCAAAAAAGGCATACGTGTCAATGGTATTTCTGCCGGCCCTATCAAGACCCTGGCTGCCAGCGGTATCAAGGACTTTGGCAAATTGCTGGGCTTTGTCGCAGAACACGCACCATTGCGCCGCAATGTGACGATCGAAGACGTGGGCAATACTGCGGCTTTCCTGCTGTCACCACTGGCGAATGGTATTACTGGTGAAATCACTTATGTCGATGGCGGCTTCTCACACGTCATGGGTCTGAACGCAGACTCTTACGACAAGTAA
- a CDS encoding ABC transporter ATP-binding protein — MSQENPNQALLKVENLRVSFRVNKKDSVETVKGISFEIPRNSTVALVGESGSGKSVSSLAVMGLLPPDTSSIAADSKIIFEGRSLLELSIAERRDLCGKEISMIFQEPMTSLNPVFTVGFQIGEVLRLHMGMDAKQARKRAIELLEEVGIPDPKNKIDAYPSQMSGGQQQRVMIAMAIACEPKLLIADEPTTALDVTIQKQIIDLIDALRIKHKMSVLFITHDLALVGEIADHVIVMRNGEIREAGTVEQIFESPKDTYTQALLHCRPTLDTRPWRLPVIADFMNNNGALVEQKQRPRGLNGSEEIVLEVKDLGKSFYSREGFFGKKEFKAVEGVSFKLARGKTLGVVGESGSGKTTVGLTLMRLHQATSGQALFEGKDILSMSNKEFHHYKRRIQIIFQNPYASLNPRFTVGQILMEPMHIHNIGANDSERSAMAYQLLEKVGLPTAAFHRYPHEFSGGQRQRIAIARCLTMKPEVLVCDESVSALDVSVQAQVLNLLQDLQEEFGLSYIFISHDLAVVKYIADQVMVMNKGKVVELANSDDLYLNPTQAYTRTLLNAIPKGLQH; from the coding sequence ATGAGTCAAGAAAATCCAAATCAAGCTTTGCTGAAAGTAGAAAACCTGCGTGTGTCTTTCCGTGTCAATAAAAAAGACAGCGTGGAAACCGTCAAGGGTATCTCCTTTGAAATACCCCGCAATTCCACCGTCGCCCTGGTTGGTGAATCAGGCAGTGGCAAATCAGTCAGCTCTCTCGCAGTCATGGGCTTGCTGCCACCAGACACATCCAGCATTGCTGCTGACAGCAAGATTATCTTTGAAGGCCGCAGCCTGCTCGAACTCAGCATCGCTGAAAGACGCGATCTGTGTGGCAAGGAAATTTCCATGATTTTTCAGGAGCCGATGACATCGCTGAACCCGGTGTTTACCGTTGGTTTCCAGATCGGCGAAGTCTTGCGCCTGCACATGGGTATGGATGCAAAACAAGCCCGCAAGCGCGCCATAGAATTGCTGGAAGAAGTCGGCATCCCCGATCCAAAAAACAAGATCGACGCCTATCCCAGCCAGATGTCCGGTGGCCAGCAGCAAAGAGTCATGATCGCGATGGCGATTGCCTGTGAGCCAAAATTGCTGATTGCCGATGAACCGACCACGGCTCTCGACGTCACCATACAAAAGCAGATCATCGACCTGATTGATGCCTTGCGTATCAAGCACAAGATGTCCGTCTTGTTCATCACCCATGACCTGGCACTGGTCGGTGAAATTGCCGACCATGTCATCGTCATGCGCAATGGTGAAATTCGCGAAGCTGGAACGGTAGAACAAATCTTTGAAAGCCCGAAAGATACCTATACCCAGGCGCTGTTGCACTGCCGTCCAACACTGGACACTCGCCCATGGCGCTTGCCAGTGATTGCTGATTTCATGAACAACAACGGTGCTCTGGTCGAGCAAAAACAACGCCCGCGTGGCCTTAATGGCAGCGAAGAAATCGTGCTCGAAGTCAAGGACCTGGGCAAGAGTTTTTACTCGCGCGAAGGTTTTTTTGGCAAAAAAGAATTCAAGGCAGTCGAAGGCGTCTCTTTCAAACTGGCACGTGGCAAGACCCTGGGTGTAGTCGGTGAATCCGGATCAGGTAAAACCACAGTGGGCCTGACATTGATGCGTCTGCATCAGGCTACCTCTGGCCAGGCCCTGTTTGAAGGCAAGGATATCTTGTCCATGTCAAACAAGGAATTCCATCACTACAAGCGCCGCATACAAATCATTTTCCAGAACCCGTATGCATCGCTGAACCCGCGCTTTACTGTTGGGCAGATTTTGATGGAACCCATGCACATCCACAATATCGGCGCCAATGACAGCGAACGTTCTGCCATGGCGTATCAGTTGCTGGAAAAAGTCGGCCTGCCTACTGCTGCCTTTCACCGCTACCCACATGAATTCTCGGGGGGGCAGCGTCAGCGTATCGCGATTGCACGCTGCCTGACGATGAAACCAGAAGTGCTGGTCTGCGATGAGTCAGTATCTGCACTGGACGTATCTGTGCAGGCGCAGGTGTTGAATCTGCTGCAGGATTTGCAGGAAGAATTTGGCCTGTCCTATATCTTCATCTCGCATGATCTGGCGGTGGTCAAATACATTGCCGACCAGGTCATGGTGATGAACAAGGGTAAGGTTGTCGAGCTGGCCAATTCGGATGACCTGTATCTGAACCCTACCCAGGCATACACCAGGACTTTGCTGAACGCCATACCCAAAGGCTTGCAACACTAA